One Amorphoplanes digitatis genomic window carries:
- a CDS encoding response regulator, with the protein MSVTVVLADDQELVRAGFAMILEARDDIEVVGEAGDGLAAVALTAELRPDVVLMDVRMPRMDGIEATRRIVASGSAARVVMLTTFDLDEPVFAALRAGASGFLLKDIRPAELADAVRVVARGEALLAPTVTRRLLDRFAAGLPAGPGPDRRLDLLTAREAEVLTLVARALTNTEIAERLFLTQATVKTHVSAILTKLGLRDRVQAAVLAYETGLVRPGAISDPA; encoded by the coding sequence GTGAGCGTCACCGTCGTGCTCGCCGACGACCAGGAGCTGGTCCGCGCCGGGTTCGCGATGATCCTGGAGGCCCGCGACGACATCGAGGTGGTCGGCGAGGCAGGCGACGGGCTGGCGGCGGTGGCGCTGACCGCCGAGCTCCGGCCCGACGTGGTGCTGATGGACGTCCGGATGCCCAGGATGGACGGCATCGAGGCGACCCGGCGGATCGTCGCGTCCGGCAGCGCCGCCCGGGTCGTCATGCTGACCACGTTCGACCTCGACGAGCCGGTCTTCGCCGCGCTGCGGGCCGGTGCGAGCGGCTTCCTGCTCAAGGACATCCGCCCGGCCGAGCTGGCCGACGCCGTCCGGGTGGTGGCCCGCGGCGAGGCGCTGCTGGCGCCGACGGTGACCCGGCGCCTGCTCGACCGGTTCGCGGCGGGCCTGCCGGCCGGCCCGGGCCCGGACCGGCGGCTCGACCTGCTCACCGCCCGGGAGGCCGAGGTGCTGACGCTGGTCGCCCGCGCGCTGACCAACACCGAGATAGCCGAGCGGCTCTTCCTCACCCAGGCGACGGTCAAGACGCACGTCTCGGCGATCCTGACCAAGCTCGGGCTGCGCGACCGCGTACAGGCTGCGGTCCTGGCCTACGAGACCGGCCTGGTCCGGCCGGGCGCGATATCCGATCCCGCGTAG
- a CDS encoding sensor histidine kinase, with the protein MRTFRMRPAVSDAAWAGVLAVLLTALILAVPEGPGTVAATVAAVCCGLAQAATLLLMRRWPEAAMGLAIAAGIGIEALAPQVGWLGLAAAPLISYARIRPPRVSLRALAVMLALTPWSYLHGGWAELVTAVFGSLLGWAWGELARTRCIRREQERRRIVSDERARLARELHDVIAHNVSLMVVQAGAAADVFDRRPERARAALDTIQDAGRSALGELRVMLQALRPDGTEPRSPQPGLDQLDALAASLGAAGLAVAVNRAGPARIVPADVSLSAYRIVQESLTNTLRHARATRAEVDLRWTDAALHLEITDDGAPAARVPAPHGAGAGLVGMRERARLVGGSLDAGPLPAGGFRVSARLPLGAPA; encoded by the coding sequence ATGAGGACCTTCCGGATGAGGCCGGCCGTTTCCGACGCGGCCTGGGCCGGCGTGCTCGCGGTCCTGCTGACCGCGCTGATCCTCGCCGTGCCGGAGGGGCCCGGCACCGTCGCCGCGACCGTTGCCGCCGTGTGCTGCGGGCTCGCCCAGGCGGCCACGCTCCTGCTGATGCGCCGGTGGCCGGAGGCGGCGATGGGCCTCGCGATCGCCGCCGGCATCGGCATCGAGGCGCTCGCGCCGCAGGTCGGCTGGCTGGGGCTGGCCGCCGCGCCGCTGATCTCCTACGCCCGGATCAGGCCGCCGCGGGTCTCGCTGCGGGCGCTGGCCGTGATGCTCGCCCTGACGCCCTGGTCGTACCTGCACGGCGGCTGGGCCGAGCTGGTCACCGCCGTCTTCGGGTCCCTGCTCGGCTGGGCCTGGGGCGAGCTGGCCCGGACCCGGTGCATCCGGCGCGAGCAGGAGCGCCGCCGGATCGTCTCGGACGAGCGCGCGCGGCTGGCCCGCGAACTGCACGACGTGATCGCGCACAACGTGTCGCTGATGGTGGTGCAGGCCGGCGCGGCCGCGGACGTCTTCGACCGGCGGCCGGAGCGGGCCCGGGCCGCGCTCGACACGATCCAGGACGCCGGCCGATCGGCCCTTGGCGAGCTGCGGGTCATGCTCCAGGCGCTGCGCCCGGACGGCACCGAGCCGCGATCGCCCCAGCCCGGCCTCGACCAGCTCGACGCGCTCGCGGCCTCGCTCGGCGCGGCCGGGCTCGCGGTGGCCGTCAACCGGGCCGGGCCCGCCCGGATCGTGCCGGCCGACGTCAGCCTGTCCGCGTACCGGATCGTCCAGGAGTCGCTGACCAACACGCTGCGGCACGCGCGGGCGACCCGGGCCGAGGTCGACCTGCGCTGGACCGACGCCGCGCTGCACCTGGAGATCACCGACGACGGCGCGCCGGCCGCTCGGGTGCCCGCCCCGCACGGCGCCGGCGCGGGCCTGGTCGGCATGCGCGAACGCGCCCGGCTGGTCGGCGGTAGCCTCGACGCCGGACCGCTGCCCGCCGGCGGGTTCCGCGTCTCGGCCCGCCTGCCCCTTGGAGCGCCCGCGTGA